Below is a window of Halarcobacter anaerophilus DNA.
ATCTTTTTTATGATTAAAGGTTTTATGGCTTCTTAAAAGCAAAGAGACTACTACTATATGATAAAATATCCTTTTTTTAAAGGAATATTTTATCGAAGCGTTAATTTCAGTTGCTACAATCTATCTTTTTATTATTATTGGTTTTATCTACAAAAGAGCTTTTAAAAATCAGGTAAATGAGAGAAGTTTTGTTCTTCTAAATCTCTATTTTCTACAACCTATACTTATTTTTTGGGGATTAACAAGAGCAAAAATCGATGCGAGTTTTATTACTACGCCTTTTGTCTATTTTACGGCTGTTTTTATTACTTTAATTTTCTCTTTGCTTTATGCAAAAAAAATTTTTAGACATGATTTTCAGGATAAATCGGTTTTTCTTGCCGCTTCATTAGTGGGGAATACGGGAAATCTTGGAATTCCTCTTGGAATTGCACTTTTCGGTGAGGCAAGTGTTCCTTATACCTCTATTTTAAATATTGCAAATACTTTTTTTATCTATATTTTCTCAGTCTATTTTTTTGCAGGAGATAAATTTAAATTTTTTGATGCTTTAAAAGAGGTAATCAAAATACCGGCTATTCATGCCTCTTTTATTGCTTTAGCTTTTAATTATTACGGGTTTGAACTAAGTTCTGATTTTGATAAACTTTTTACTATGGGGGCTTATTCTGCAATTGTTATGCAGTTGCTTGTTTTCGGTATTTTTATTTCACAAGTAAAAATCAAAAGCGCAAATTGGAAATTGACTTTT
It encodes the following:
- a CDS encoding AEC family transporter translates to MSVATIYLFIIIGFIYKRAFKNQVNERSFVLLNLYFLQPILIFWGLTRAKIDASFITTPFVYFTAVFITLIFSLLYAKKIFRHDFQDKSVFLAASLVGNTGNLGIPLGIALFGEASVPYTSILNIANTFFIYIFSVYFFAGDKFKFFDALKEVIKIPAIHASFIALAFNYYGFELSSDFDKLFTMGAYSAIVMQLLVFGIFISQVKIKSANWKLTFNTVLFKHIVLPLVGIFVILNFDIDPFIGAIIFLELIVPLAVNNVNLSSLYNCKPVDTTFAILISSATFVLLIYFYILIIHNLLGV